One window of Bacillus alveayuensis genomic DNA carries:
- a CDS encoding putative tricarboxylic transport membrane protein (product_source=KO:K07794; cog=COG1714; ko=KO:K07794; pfam=PF07331; superfamily=81665; transmembrane_helix_parts=Inside_1_12,TMhelix_13_35,Outside_36_39,TMhelix_40_58,Inside_59_77,TMhelix_78_109,Outside_110_123,TMhelix_124_146,Inside_147_153), whose product MILHSLNRKIAVVLFIFAAGYLFLSFQLPEFPYAIVDSDVLPKGLGFLLLFLSISLFFEKSVETEFQKEKRNIKREDFILLLSVLGMILLYILFLEVIGFVLTTIAFLLVMTRRLGYCNWKVNFLVSILFSLTIYFSFNYLLNIYLPQGILPF is encoded by the coding sequence ATGATCCTACATTCGCTTAACCGAAAGATTGCAGTTGTTTTATTTATCTTTGCAGCTGGCTATTTGTTTTTGAGTTTTCAGTTGCCTGAATTTCCATATGCGATTGTTGATTCGGATGTTCTTCCAAAAGGTTTAGGCTTTCTTTTGCTGTTTTTATCGATTTCTTTATTCTTTGAAAAAAGTGTTGAGACCGAATTCCAAAAAGAAAAGCGTAATATCAAAAGAGAAGATTTCATTTTACTTCTTTCCGTTTTAGGAATGATTTTACTATATATTTTATTTCTTGAAGTGATTGGGTTTGTCTTAACGACTATTGCTTTTTTACTGGTTATGACAAGAAGATTAGGATATTGTAACTGGAAAGTAAATTTTCTCGTTTCTATATTGTTTTCTCTTACTATTTATTTTTCCTTTAACTATTTGCTTAACATCTATTTGCCACAAGGCATTTTACCTTTCTAA
- a CDS encoding putative tricarboxylic transport membrane protein (product_source=KO:K07795; cath_funfam=3.40.190.10; cleavage_site_network=SignalP-noTM; cog=COG3181; ko=KO:K07795; pfam=PF03401; superfamily=53850) produces MVKFTMRLIALFFVFMLAACGGNSETTSSTNGSSEDFQPKKPIEVIAPAGPGGGWDTTARTVAKVLEEEKIINQRMAVVNKPGGGGAVGWAYVHGKKGDNHTMFVTSPPILFVPLNGQSDLDHNDFTPIAGVIADYAAFIVSADSQFNSMNDLVEALKKDPKSVSVVGDSAPGSMDHLVFVKAVKAAGVDVTQLKYVSAQDGNGMSMLLGGKVDVYSTGLAEATEQARAGKVKVLAITAPERLDGETVSEFPTLKEQGIDDEFIVWRGFMGPPEMDEAAVKYYENAIQKMMETETWQEQRDNFGWTDNFMSSEEFKAHLDNEYNTMKALMEEIGLVK; encoded by the coding sequence ATGGTTAAGTTTACTATGAGGTTAATAGCTTTATTCTTTGTTTTCATGTTAGCAGCTTGTGGGGGAAATAGTGAGACAACATCATCCACTAATGGAAGCAGCGAAGATTTCCAACCTAAAAAGCCAATTGAAGTAATTGCTCCTGCAGGTCCTGGAGGTGGATGGGACACGACAGCACGTACAGTGGCAAAAGTACTGGAAGAAGAGAAGATTATTAATCAACGAATGGCTGTAGTTAATAAACCAGGTGGCGGTGGAGCAGTCGGTTGGGCATATGTACATGGTAAAAAAGGTGACAATCACACGATGTTTGTAACATCTCCACCAATTTTATTTGTTCCTCTAAATGGACAATCCGACTTAGATCATAATGATTTCACTCCGATTGCAGGTGTTATTGCTGATTATGCAGCATTTATTGTAAGTGCAGACTCTCAATTTAACTCGATGAATGATTTAGTTGAAGCATTAAAGAAAGATCCGAAATCTGTCTCGGTTGTAGGCGATTCAGCACCTGGAAGTATGGACCATTTAGTGTTCGTTAAGGCAGTTAAAGCGGCAGGTGTTGATGTTACTCAATTAAAATATGTATCTGCACAAGATGGGAACGGAATGAGCATGTTGCTTGGAGGAAAAGTTGATGTTTACTCAACTGGACTAGCTGAAGCAACAGAACAAGCCAGAGCTGGAAAAGTAAAGGTTTTAGCGATTACAGCTCCGGAACGACTTGACGGTGAAACTGTTTCTGAATTCCCAACTCTAAAAGAACAAGGAATTGATGATGAGTTTATCGTATGGCGTGGTTTTATGGGGCCACCGGAAATGGATGAAGCTGCCGTGAAATATTATGAAAATGCCATTCAAAAAATGATGGAGACAGAAACATGGCAAGAACAACGTGATAACTTTGGTTGGACTGACAACTTCATGTCAAGTGAAGAATTTAAAGCTCATCTCGATAACGAATACAACACCATGAAAGCGCTCATGGAAGAAATTGGATTAGTCAAATAG
- a CDS encoding ATP-binding cassette subfamily B protein AbcA/BmrA (product_source=KO:K18104; cath_funfam=1.20.1560.10,3.40.50.300; cog=COG1132; ko=KO:K18104; pfam=PF00005,PF00664; smart=SM00382; superfamily=52540,90123; transmembrane_helix_parts=Inside_1_25,TMhelix_26_48,Outside_49_62,TMhelix_63_85,Inside_86_140,TMhelix_141_163,Outside_164_166,TMhelix_167_184,Inside_185_246,TMhelix_247_269,Outside_270_283,TMhelix_284_306,Inside_307_584), translating to MENFEKDQTSWLNFKKLIKMTNPPFWLFVAAIALSLLEAATGLVVPIFTRDLIDRFSTSNIDFHLIFLLIAVFIFQSATSGFSYYLMSYIGEYIVAKIRSKLWNHVLYLPIPYFDRHESGELMSRITQDTYTVKSLVTEHFANFVSGIVTVLGAVAILIIIDWKMTLILFIFVPLAIILVLPLGQKIYKISMQTQDEMATFSGNLGRVLSDIRLVKSNIAEPVEKENGNKKIQQLFRFGLKEAKIQAIVSPLMATIIMAVLVVIIGYGGIRVAAGELSAGSLVAIIIYMVQIIVPFSQMAGFFTAFQKAMGATERIHQLLDTETEYNNGNTSIDVHKPIVFQNISFAYEKGKTILQNIHFEVKPGQTVAIVGPSGAGKTTIFSLIERFYQPTNGAIKLGNTDIREFPLFEWRQQIGYVSQESPIMSGTIRENICYGLNRTVSEEEVRKAAQLANADEFIEQMQDGYDTEVGERGIKLSGGQRQRIAIARALLRNPKILLLDEATSNLDSNSEQKVQNALLHLMKNRTTFVIAHRLSTIINADLIIILEKGKITGQGTHDELLQSHPLYQKLVSRQMQNHAPAND from the coding sequence GTGGAGAATTTTGAAAAAGATCAAACTTCATGGCTAAATTTTAAAAAGTTGATAAAAATGACTAACCCTCCTTTCTGGCTTTTTGTTGCGGCAATCGCATTAAGTCTTTTGGAAGCAGCTACAGGATTAGTCGTTCCGATCTTTACGCGGGATTTAATTGATCGTTTTTCAACTTCAAACATTGATTTTCATTTAATCTTTTTATTGATTGCAGTTTTTATTTTTCAGTCGGCCACATCAGGCTTCTCGTATTATCTTATGTCTTATATTGGCGAATACATTGTGGCAAAAATCCGTTCCAAACTTTGGAACCATGTGCTGTATTTGCCGATTCCATATTTTGACCGCCATGAATCTGGGGAATTGATGAGCCGCATAACACAGGACACTTATACAGTAAAGTCGCTCGTGACCGAGCATTTTGCTAATTTCGTTTCAGGAATTGTTACGGTCTTAGGGGCTGTCGCTATTTTAATTATCATTGATTGGAAAATGACGCTCATTCTGTTTATTTTTGTACCGCTTGCAATCATATTGGTTCTTCCACTTGGACAGAAAATCTATAAAATTTCCATGCAAACCCAAGACGAAATGGCCACTTTCAGCGGCAATCTAGGCCGCGTGCTGAGCGATATCCGGCTGGTAAAATCAAACATTGCCGAGCCTGTCGAAAAGGAAAACGGAAACAAAAAAATTCAGCAGTTGTTCCGATTCGGCTTGAAGGAAGCAAAAATCCAAGCGATTGTGTCACCTTTAATGGCTACAATTATTATGGCGGTGTTAGTCGTCATTATCGGCTATGGAGGAATTCGTGTTGCCGCAGGAGAATTATCTGCCGGTTCGCTCGTTGCCATCATTATATATATGGTGCAAATTATTGTACCGTTTAGCCAAATGGCAGGATTCTTTACAGCTTTCCAAAAGGCAATGGGTGCGACAGAACGAATTCATCAGCTTTTGGATACAGAAACAGAATATAATAATGGAAACACAAGCATTGATGTTCATAAACCGATCGTGTTTCAAAACATATCGTTTGCTTATGAAAAAGGAAAAACGATTTTGCAAAACATTCATTTTGAAGTGAAGCCCGGCCAAACCGTCGCGATCGTCGGACCAAGCGGTGCTGGGAAAACAACTATTTTTTCCCTCATTGAACGGTTCTATCAGCCAACAAACGGGGCAATAAAATTAGGGAATACCGACATTCGCGAATTTCCGCTTTTTGAGTGGCGCCAACAGATCGGTTACGTTTCCCAAGAAAGCCCGATTATGTCTGGCACGATTCGTGAAAATATTTGCTACGGGCTAAATCGTACAGTAAGCGAAGAAGAAGTGAGAAAAGCAGCGCAATTGGCCAATGCAGATGAATTTATCGAACAAATGCAAGACGGCTATGACACAGAAGTGGGTGAACGAGGAATCAAACTATCCGGAGGACAGCGTCAGCGCATTGCCATCGCGAGGGCACTGTTGAGAAATCCAAAAATTCTGCTGCTGGATGAAGCTACATCCAATTTAGACAGCAACTCCGAGCAAAAAGTGCAAAACGCTCTCCTTCATCTTATGAAAAATCGTACAACATTTGTCATCGCCCATCGACTTTCAACGATTATTAATGCAGATTTAATCATCATCCTCGAAAAGGGTAAAATTACCGGTCA